A section of the Serratia liquefaciens ATCC 27592 genome encodes:
- a CDS encoding ABC transporter permease subunit, translated as MEKALRLLPLASRLFSLLGMIVLIGLMPWLSGRDPALSLLRARSGEQEATPEALNAIRQQYGLDDGPLLLLGRWFHGVLRGDAGNSWISGRPVLEGMLQATGVSLTLMGYALAVAVVVAILLALPTLWRGLHGENYRPAGVLAVSLTALPEFLLAALLLIVGAVWLQWFPPYGWQSLQHAILPALALGLPASGLLALLLNDGLAATFSERWLLTWNLAGIARRHCLLAVLRRTLPALLPQIGLVLIGLTGGAIAVEKVFAIPGLGRATLGAAIAQDLPALQCGILILLLLAFGTGFLMQGAHYLLLGRIAAVLPNSTPPQHSSRASYIFAAVAALLLCLLVLSGIIRDPFSSLHIRLQPPSLDLPFGADATGRDILARVAYGALNTSLLALAVSFASLFLGIVFGLMPRLMCGVIELANATPPIVAGLLVTAVTGPSPFGGAYAVMLVSWAPLSAHCASLLAEARTQPYIRMLPVLGIGRWRTLTHYLLPALWVPLLRHAMLRLPGIALALAALGFLGLGPQPPSAEWGLVLAEGMPYIERAPWGVLAPAVALVLLAVLAVTLANTAGNRRR; from the coding sequence ATGGAAAAAGCACTACGACTATTGCCACTCGCCTCACGCCTGTTCTCGCTGCTGGGGATGATCGTATTGATTGGCCTGATGCCTTGGCTGTCCGGGCGCGATCCTGCGCTCAGCTTGCTGCGGGCGCGTTCGGGTGAACAAGAGGCTACCCCGGAAGCCCTGAATGCCATTCGTCAGCAATATGGTCTGGACGACGGGCCCTTGCTGCTGCTTGGCCGCTGGTTTCACGGCGTGCTGCGGGGTGATGCCGGCAACTCGTGGATTTCCGGTCGCCCGGTGCTGGAAGGCATGTTGCAGGCCACAGGGGTTTCTCTGACGCTGATGGGCTACGCGCTTGCCGTCGCAGTAGTGGTGGCGATACTGCTGGCGCTGCCAACCCTGTGGCGCGGCCTGCATGGCGAGAACTACCGTCCCGCAGGCGTGTTGGCGGTGTCCCTGACTGCACTGCCCGAATTTTTGCTGGCGGCGCTGCTGTTGATCGTTGGCGCTGTCTGGCTGCAGTGGTTTCCTCCCTACGGCTGGCAAAGCCTGCAACATGCCATTCTGCCGGCACTGGCTCTGGGCTTACCGGCCAGCGGCCTGCTGGCGCTGTTGCTCAATGACGGCCTGGCCGCAACCTTCTCCGAACGCTGGTTGCTGACCTGGAACCTTGCCGGTATCGCCCGGCGGCATTGCCTGTTGGCCGTTCTGCGCCGCACGCTGCCTGCACTGCTGCCGCAGATCGGTTTAGTGCTGATTGGACTGACCGGCGGCGCGATCGCCGTCGAGAAAGTGTTCGCCATACCGGGACTGGGCCGGGCAACATTGGGGGCCGCCATCGCTCAGGATCTGCCCGCCTTGCAATGCGGGATCCTGATCCTGTTGCTGCTGGCCTTCGGCACCGGTTTCCTGATGCAGGGAGCCCATTACCTGTTGCTGGGCCGAATAGCCGCCGTATTACCCAATTCAACGCCACCACAGCACAGCAGCCGGGCGAGTTATATTTTCGCCGCCGTCGCGGCGCTGTTGCTGTGCCTGTTAGTGCTGAGCGGGATCATCCGCGATCCCTTTTCGTCACTGCATATCCGTCTGCAGCCACCCAGCCTGGATCTGCCCTTTGGTGCAGACGCCACCGGCCGGGACATTCTGGCACGTGTCGCCTACGGTGCACTGAATACCAGCCTGTTGGCGCTGGCAGTCAGCTTCGCTTCGCTGTTCTTGGGGATAGTGTTCGGGTTGATGCCTCGCCTGATGTGCGGGGTTATTGAGTTGGCCAACGCCACACCACCGATAGTCGCAGGGCTGTTGGTCACCGCTGTCACCGGGCCTTCCCCCTTCGGTGGTGCCTACGCGGTAATGCTGGTCAGTTGGGCGCCGCTGTCCGCTCATTGCGCTTCGCTGTTGGCTGAAGCCCGCACTCAGCCCTATATCCGCATGTTGCCAGTGTTGGGGATCGGCCGCTGGCGTACCCTGACGCACTACCTTTTGCCGGCGCTGTGGGTTCCCCTGCTGCGCCACGCCATGCTGCGCCTGCCGGGTATTGCGCTGGCGCTGGCGGCGCTGGGTTTTCTTGGCCTGGGGCCACAGCCACCCAGCGCGGAATGGGGGCTGGTATTGGCCGAGGGCATGCCCTATATCGAACGGGCACCGTGGGGCGTTTTGGCGCCAGCGGTAGCGCTGGTGCTGTTGGCAGTGCTGGCTGTCACGCTGGCAAATACCGCCGGTAATCGCCGACGCTGA
- a CDS encoding 3'-5' exonuclease codes for MHHLMLDIETLDIKPSAVILVVAAVFFDPQTGQLGAEFENAVSSQKDQPGRTISLDTVSWWAKQSDEARKLAFGGTESLKRTLTNLSRFIHMNSTDQVKVWGNGKEFDCTILEHAFQQLDMPCPWKFWDTQDVRTVITLAELLGFNPKKERAFEGTPHRALDDAKHQARYVADTISALYYRKAASL; via the coding sequence ATGCACCATCTGATGTTAGACATAGAAACGCTGGACATAAAACCGAGCGCAGTGATCCTGGTGGTGGCCGCCGTGTTTTTCGATCCCCAAACCGGCCAGCTCGGTGCCGAATTTGAAAATGCCGTCAGCAGCCAAAAAGATCAGCCAGGCAGAACCATCAGCCTGGATACCGTCTCCTGGTGGGCCAAGCAGTCGGATGAAGCACGCAAGCTGGCGTTTGGCGGCACGGAGAGCCTCAAGCGCACGCTGACCAATTTGAGTCGCTTTATCCATATGAACAGCACTGACCAGGTTAAAGTCTGGGGCAATGGCAAGGAGTTCGACTGCACTATCCTCGAGCATGCCTTTCAGCAACTGGACATGCCCTGCCCGTGGAAGTTTTGGGACACACAGGACGTGCGTACGGTGATCACTCTGGCCGAATTGCTGGGCTTTAATCCGAAAAAAGAACGGGCATTCGAAGGCACACCGCATCGTGCGCTGGACGACGCCAAACATCAGGCCCGCTACGTGGCGGATACCATCTCCGCACTTTACTATCGCAAAGCCGCGTCGCTATGA
- a CDS encoding multidrug effflux MFS transporter: protein MQKFLFLLLSLVLLGPLGIDLYLPTIPAIALGLNSSEALIQSTISLFILVLGLGQIIAGPLVDNYGRKPVALAGIVIYMIGAAMAALATTPTVFVASRLLQGVAVCCTAVVAFSGVRDRMNGDDAARAFGFLNGTLNIIPALAPLLGGLLAEAFGWRAPFWFLVCYALAVLVLIALRLPETRPADTVRVKGLPVRQYARILKDRRFLSFAVVNSGAMGMALTYVSLAPNVLMGTAGLTPLQFSLVFGANGFWIMLVSFFANRIIHKVGRPVCLATGGILMGIGCVGLLLGVTWLSGSAQTHWLAYMLPVASACAGLAFVMGPATSYALEPYSNEAGVASALVGFVQMAGGAGLGLLAMALPLQPKLSLALVMLVGCLLALHARQRSKQIKGQLKKIA, encoded by the coding sequence ATGCAAAAATTTCTGTTTCTGCTCCTTAGCCTGGTGCTGCTCGGCCCGCTGGGTATCGATCTTTATCTGCCGACTATCCCGGCCATCGCTCTTGGCCTTAACAGCAGTGAAGCGCTGATTCAGTCCACCATTTCACTGTTCATTTTGGTGCTGGGTCTTGGGCAGATTATCGCCGGGCCGCTGGTGGACAACTACGGCCGCAAACCCGTAGCGCTGGCCGGTATCGTCATCTACATGATTGGTGCCGCCATGGCCGCGCTGGCCACCACACCGACGGTGTTCGTCGCTTCACGTTTGCTGCAGGGCGTAGCGGTCTGCTGTACCGCCGTTGTGGCATTTAGCGGCGTGCGCGATCGGATGAACGGCGACGACGCGGCTCGCGCCTTCGGCTTCCTCAACGGCACGCTTAACATTATTCCCGCACTGGCCCCGCTGCTGGGTGGGTTACTGGCGGAAGCCTTTGGCTGGCGCGCACCTTTCTGGTTCCTGGTGTGTTATGCCCTGGCCGTGCTGGTGTTGATCGCTCTGCGCCTGCCGGAAACCCGCCCGGCAGACACGGTGCGTGTTAAAGGTTTACCGGTACGCCAATATGCTCGCATCCTCAAAGATCGCCGTTTTCTGTCCTTCGCCGTGGTCAACTCCGGCGCGATGGGTATGGCATTGACCTACGTCTCGCTGGCACCCAACGTGCTGATGGGCACCGCCGGCCTCACGCCATTGCAATTCTCTCTGGTGTTTGGTGCCAACGGTTTTTGGATCATGCTGGTGAGTTTCTTCGCCAACCGCATCATTCACAAGGTGGGACGCCCGGTGTGCCTGGCAACCGGGGGAATTCTGATGGGTATCGGGTGCGTAGGCCTGCTGCTCGGGGTTACCTGGCTTTCCGGCTCGGCGCAAACTCATTGGCTGGCCTATATGCTGCCCGTCGCCAGCGCCTGCGCGGGCTTAGCCTTCGTGATGGGCCCGGCGACCAGTTATGCGCTCGAGCCCTACTCCAACGAGGCCGGTGTCGCTTCTGCACTGGTAGGTTTTGTGCAGATGGCCGGCGGCGCAGGCCTGGGTCTGTTGGCGATGGCGCTGCCGTTGCAGCCCAAGCTGTCGCTGGCGCTGGTGATGCTGGTAGGTTGCCTGCTGGCGCTGCACGCACGGCAGCGCAGCAAGCAAATCAAGGGGCAACTGAAGAAAATTGCCTGA
- the dadX gene encoding catabolic alanine racemase DadX, which translates to MPRPITATLHLGAFENNLQVVRRCAPSAKVWSVVKANAYGHGIKHVWRSMAQTDGFALLDLAEAIMLRESGWQGPILLLEGFFKAQDLALLDRYRLTTSVHSDWQLAAIAEAKLSAPLDVYLKVNSGMNRLGFAPERLHAVWLKAQQISNIASLTLMSHFATADGPQGVEAQMATIKTAAAGINAPRCLANSAATLWHPETHCSWVRPGIVLYGASPSGQSQDIADSGLQPTMTLSSEIIGVQTLKQNDQVGYGWRYRAEGAQRIGVVACGYADGYPRHAQTGTPVWVDGVLTRTLGTVSMDMLAVDLTPCPHANIGAEVELWGRRLPVDDVAAAAGTLGYELLTALAARVPIVTEA; encoded by the coding sequence ATGCCTCGCCCGATTACCGCCACGCTGCACCTTGGCGCCTTTGAAAATAACCTGCAAGTGGTCCGTCGTTGTGCTCCAAGTGCCAAAGTCTGGTCAGTGGTCAAGGCCAATGCTTATGGTCATGGCATTAAACATGTTTGGCGTAGCATGGCGCAAACGGATGGTTTTGCCCTGTTGGATCTCGCCGAAGCGATTATGCTGCGCGAGTCAGGTTGGCAAGGGCCGATCTTGCTGTTGGAAGGTTTTTTCAAAGCGCAGGATTTGGCCCTGCTGGATCGCTACCGTTTAACGACGTCGGTGCACAGCGATTGGCAACTGGCGGCGATAGCCGAAGCCAAACTATCGGCACCGCTGGATGTTTACCTGAAAGTGAACAGCGGCATGAACCGTCTGGGCTTTGCCCCTGAGCGGTTGCACGCCGTTTGGCTGAAAGCTCAGCAGATAAGCAATATTGCCAGCCTGACGCTAATGAGCCATTTCGCCACCGCCGATGGTCCACAGGGCGTCGAAGCGCAGATGGCGACCATTAAGACAGCGGCGGCGGGCATTAATGCGCCGCGCTGTCTGGCCAACTCTGCCGCCACCTTGTGGCATCCGGAAACCCATTGCAGTTGGGTGCGGCCGGGCATAGTTCTCTATGGCGCTTCGCCGAGCGGCCAATCGCAGGATATTGCTGACAGCGGGCTGCAGCCTACGATGACCTTGAGCAGCGAAATTATTGGTGTTCAAACGCTAAAACAGAACGATCAGGTTGGCTATGGCTGGCGTTATCGCGCCGAAGGTGCACAACGCATCGGGGTGGTAGCCTGCGGCTATGCAGACGGCTACCCGCGCCATGCGCAAACGGGCACGCCGGTCTGGGTGGATGGCGTGCTGACGCGAACGCTGGGTACGGTGTCGATGGACATGCTGGCGGTCGATCTGACGCCTTGCCCGCATGCCAATATTGGTGCTGAAGTGGAGTTATGGGGGCGGCGCCTGCCGGTTGACGATGTCGCTGCTGCGGCAGGCACGCTGGGCTATGAATTGCTGACGGCGTTGGCCGCCAGAGTGCCTATCGTTACCGAGGCCTGA
- a CDS encoding D-amino acid dehydrogenase, which translates to MRVVILGSGVVGVASAWYLAKAGHEVTVIDRQPGPAMETSAANAGQISPGYAAPWAAPGVPLKAIKWMFQRHAPLAVRLDGSRFQLSWMWQMLKNCNTEHYMTNKGRMVRLAEYSRDCIKALRQETGIQYEGRQGGTLQLFRTQQQFESAAKDIAVLEDAGVPYKLLEASQLATVEPALAQVAHKLTGGLQLPNDETGDCQLFTQQLAKLAQQAGVTFLYNRSVDRLLVEGDKISGVQCGGEIFKADSYVVAFGSYSTALLRDLVSIPVYPLKGYSLTIPITDEAAAPFSTVLDETYKIAITRFDQRIRVGGMAEIVGFNTQLEQKRRETLEMVVRDLYPNGGRVEEATFWTGLRPMTPDGTPIVGKTSLKNLFLNTGHGTLGWTMACGSGQLLSDLISGITPAIPSDDLAVARYSAGFRSAYTAPLNDVHHAR; encoded by the coding sequence ATGCGAGTGGTAATTTTAGGTAGTGGGGTGGTGGGCGTTGCCAGTGCCTGGTATTTGGCGAAGGCGGGGCATGAGGTGACGGTAATCGATCGTCAGCCTGGTCCGGCCATGGAAACCAGCGCGGCAAACGCCGGGCAAATCTCACCGGGCTATGCGGCGCCGTGGGCTGCGCCTGGCGTACCGTTGAAGGCAATCAAATGGATGTTCCAGCGCCATGCGCCGCTGGCGGTTCGTTTGGACGGCAGCCGTTTCCAGCTGAGCTGGATGTGGCAGATGCTGAAAAACTGCAACACCGAACACTACATGACCAACAAAGGTCGCATGGTGCGGTTGGCGGAATACAGCCGCGATTGCATCAAAGCGTTGCGCCAGGAAACCGGCATTCAGTACGAAGGCCGTCAGGGCGGCACGCTGCAGCTGTTTCGCACCCAGCAACAGTTTGAAAGCGCCGCCAAGGACATCGCGGTGCTGGAAGACGCCGGCGTGCCTTACAAACTGTTGGAAGCTAGTCAACTGGCCACCGTCGAACCTGCGCTGGCGCAGGTGGCGCATAAGCTGACCGGCGGTCTGCAACTGCCAAACGATGAAACCGGCGATTGCCAACTCTTCACCCAGCAGTTGGCCAAGCTGGCCCAGCAAGCGGGCGTGACTTTCCTGTATAACCGCAGCGTCGATCGCCTGCTGGTGGAAGGGGATAAAATCAGCGGCGTGCAATGTGGCGGGGAGATCTTCAAGGCCGACAGCTACGTGGTGGCCTTTGGTTCGTATTCCACCGCGCTGCTGCGCGATCTGGTCTCGATCCCTGTGTATCCGTTGAAAGGCTACTCACTGACCATTCCCATTACGGATGAGGCCGCGGCACCATTCTCGACCGTTTTGGATGAAACTTACAAAATCGCCATCACCCGTTTCGACCAGCGTATTCGCGTCGGTGGCATGGCGGAAATTGTCGGTTTTAATACCCAGCTCGAACAAAAACGCCGCGAGACGCTAGAGATGGTGGTACGCGATCTTTACCCTAACGGTGGGCGGGTGGAGGAAGCTACTTTCTGGACCGGTTTGCGTCCGATGACGCCGGACGGTACGCCGATTGTCGGTAAGACTTCGCTGAAAAACCTGTTCCTGAATACCGGGCATGGCACGCTGGGGTGGACAATGGCCTGTGGTTCTGGCCAGCTGCTTTCCGATCTGATTTCCGGCATCACGCCGGCTATTCCGTCAGATGACCTGGCGGTAGCGCGCTACAGCGCCGGATTTCGCAGCGCTTACACTGCGCCCTTGAATGATGTGCATCACGCGCGTTAA
- a CDS encoding SpoVR family protein yields the protein MTTSTHEKVKEDKRLSDGPDWTFELLQVYLEHIDRVAKHYKLDTYPHQIEVITSEQMMDAYSSVGMPINYTHWSFGKKFIETEQRYKHGQQGLAYEIVINSNPCIAYLMEENTITMQALVMAHACYGHNSFFKNNYLFRSWTDASSIVDYLLFARHYISQCEERYGVEEVEKLLDSCHALMNYGVDRYKRPQKISLVEEKARQKSREEYLQSQVNTLWKTLPRVEREEAPEQARRYPSEPQENILYFMEKNAPLLEPWQREVLRIVRKVSQYFYPQKQTQVMNEGWATFWHYTILNHLYDEGRVTERFMLEFLHSHTNVVYQPPYNSPYYNGINPYALGFAMFQDIKRICQSPTEEDRYWFPDIAGKDWLETLHFAMRDFKDESFISQFLSPKIMRDFRLFTVLDDDRNNYLEIAAIHNEAGYRAIRQELSAQYNLSDHEPNIQIWNVDLRGDRSLTLRYIPQDRAPLDKSRREVMKHLHRLWGFDIILEQLNEDGSVELLERCPPRPTPL from the coding sequence ATGACTACTTCAACACATGAAAAGGTCAAGGAAGATAAACGTCTGAGCGATGGACCGGACTGGACGTTCGAGCTGCTGCAGGTGTATCTGGAGCACATCGATCGCGTAGCCAAACATTACAAGCTCGATACCTACCCGCATCAGATCGAGGTGATTACCTCAGAACAGATGATGGACGCCTATTCGAGCGTCGGCATGCCGATTAACTATACCCATTGGTCATTCGGTAAAAAATTCATTGAGACCGAGCAGCGCTACAAACATGGGCAGCAGGGGCTGGCCTATGAAATCGTCATCAACTCCAACCCTTGCATCGCCTACCTGATGGAAGAAAATACCATCACCATGCAAGCGCTGGTCATGGCGCACGCCTGCTACGGCCACAACTCGTTTTTCAAAAATAATTACCTGTTCCGCAGTTGGACCGACGCCAGTTCGATCGTCGATTATCTGTTGTTCGCCCGCCACTACATCAGTCAGTGCGAAGAACGCTACGGCGTTGAAGAAGTGGAGAAGCTGCTCGATTCCTGCCACGCGCTGATGAACTACGGCGTGGACCGCTATAAACGTCCGCAGAAGATCTCCCTGGTCGAAGAAAAAGCCCGCCAGAAGAGCCGCGAAGAGTACCTGCAGAGTCAGGTCAATACGCTGTGGAAGACCCTGCCGCGGGTAGAACGCGAAGAGGCGCCTGAACAAGCGCGTCGCTATCCAAGCGAGCCGCAGGAGAACATCCTCTACTTTATGGAGAAAAATGCGCCGCTGCTGGAACCCTGGCAGCGTGAGGTGCTGCGCATCGTGCGCAAAGTGAGCCAGTATTTTTATCCGCAAAAACAAACGCAGGTGATGAACGAAGGCTGGGCGACATTCTGGCACTACACCATCCTCAACCATCTTTACGATGAAGGCCGGGTGACCGAACGCTTTATGCTGGAGTTTTTGCACAGCCACACCAACGTGGTGTACCAGCCGCCTTACAATAGTCCTTATTACAACGGGATTAACCCTTACGCGCTGGGCTTTGCCATGTTCCAGGACATCAAGCGCATCTGTCAGTCGCCGACCGAAGAAGATCGCTACTGGTTCCCGGACATTGCCGGTAAAGACTGGCTGGAAACGCTGCACTTCGCCATGCGTGATTTTAAGGACGAAAGTTTTATCAGCCAGTTCCTGTCCCCGAAAATCATGCGTGACTTCCGGCTGTTCACCGTGCTCGATGATGATCGCAATAACTACCTGGAGATTGCGGCGATCCATAATGAGGCGGGCTATCGGGCGATCCGTCAGGAGCTGTCGGCGCAATATAACCTGAGCGACCACGAGCCGAACATTCAGATCTGGAATGTGGATTTGCGCGGCGATCGCTCATTGACGTTGCGTTATATTCCACAAGACCGGGCGCCGCTGGACAAAAGTCGGCGTGAGGTGATGAAACACCTGCACCGCCTGTGGGGCTTCGACATTATTCTGGAACAGCTCAACGAGGATGGCAGCGTCGAGCTGCTGGAACGTTGTCCGCCGCGGCCGACTCCGCTGTAG
- the fadR gene encoding fatty acid metabolism transcriptional regulator FadR — protein MVIKAQSPAGFAEEYIIESIWNNRFPPGSILPAERELSELIGVTRTTLREVLQRLARDGWLTIQHGKPTKVNNFWETSGLNILETVARLDHKSVPQLIDNLLSVRTNIAAIFIRAAVRNHPEAAQEVLAKATQVEDQADAFNLLDYEIFRGLAFASGNPIYGLIFNGLKGLYTRVGRYYFSNPESRKLALTFYSKLSTLCHEKSYDQVMDCVRNYGKDSGAIWQSMQGTMPSDLTEARR, from the coding sequence ATGGTCATAAAGGCGCAGAGTCCTGCCGGTTTCGCGGAAGAATACATTATCGAGAGTATCTGGAATAATCGCTTCCCTCCTGGCTCTATTTTGCCCGCGGAGCGTGAGCTTTCAGAATTGATTGGTGTTACGCGCACCACGTTACGCGAAGTTTTACAACGCCTGGCCCGTGATGGCTGGCTGACCATTCAGCATGGCAAACCGACCAAAGTAAATAATTTCTGGGAAACATCCGGCCTCAATATTCTTGAGACGGTGGCACGCCTCGATCACAAAAGTGTTCCACAGTTGATCGACAACTTGCTGTCGGTTCGTACCAATATTGCCGCGATCTTTATTCGCGCAGCGGTGCGTAATCATCCTGAGGCTGCTCAGGAAGTCTTGGCGAAAGCGACTCAAGTGGAAGATCAGGCGGACGCTTTCAACCTGTTAGACTACGAAATTTTCCGCGGTCTCGCATTCGCTTCCGGCAACCCGATTTACGGTCTGATCTTCAACGGCCTCAAAGGCCTGTACACCCGTGTCGGTCGTTACTATTTCTCAAATCCGGAGTCCCGCAAGCTGGCGCTGACTTTCTACAGCAAGCTGTCGACGCTGTGCCATGAGAAGTCGTACGATCAGGTGATGGATTGCGTGCGTAACTACGGTAAAGACAGCGGGGCCATCTGGCAGAGCATGCAAGGCACCATGCCGAGCGATCTGACCGAAGCCCGCCGTTAG